A genomic segment from Leptolyngbya boryana PCC 6306 encodes:
- a CDS encoding IS1 family transposase (programmed frameshift), with product MVLEPVQCPDCQSVDVVKHGRSAAGKQRYCCRNLECSRRSFILNFSYRGRLPEVKAQISDMAINGSGIRDTARVLKISPTTVIETPEKKSSQLEQVNISLLEQHQPDNTAVMVVRVEAAEMDEMWSFVESKQHQRWLWHAIDHQTGKVLAYVLATHEDSALKQLQQLLAPFSIQRFYTDSWGAYLRLLDEQHHTVGKANTQRIERKHLTLRTRIKRLARKTICFSKTEKMHDTVIGLFINRHEFGRAV from the exons ATGGTCCTAGAACCTGTTCAATGTCCCGATTGCCAGAGTGTGGATGTCGTTAAGCATGGTCGCAGTGCTGCTGGAAAACAACGGTATTGTTGCCGTAACTTAGAGTGTTCGAGACGATCATTTATCTTGAACTTTAGCTATCGAGGACGACTGCCTGAAGTCAAAGCGCAAATCAGCGACATGGCAATCAACGGCAGTGGTATTCGTGATACCGCCAGAGTGTTGAAGATTAGCCCAACGACTGTGATTGAAACGC CTGAAAAAAAGTCAAGTCAACTTGAACAAGTAAACATAAGTCTGCTCGAACAGCACCAACCGGATAACACTGCAGTCATGGTCGTCAGAGTCGAGGCGGCGGAGATGGACGAGATGTGGAGTTTTGTCGAGTCAAAGCAGCATCAACGATGGTTGTGGCACGCGATTGACCATCAAACTGGAAAAGTCCTTGCCTATGTGCTAGCCACCCATGAAGACTCAGCTCTTAAGCAACTTCAGCAACTGTTAGCTCCTTTTTCGATTCAACGGTTTTACACCGATAGTTGGGGAGCTTACTTGCGATTGCTAGATGAGCAGCACCATACGGTTGGCAAAGCCAACACACAGCGCATTGAGCGGAAACATCTAACTTTGAGAACTCGGATCAAGCGGCTTGCCAGAAAGACGATCTGTTTTTCCAAGACTGAGAAGATGCATGATACTGTGATTGGATTATTCATCAATCGTCATGAGTTCGGGCGAGCAGTATAA
- a CDS encoding LmeA family phospholipid-binding protein has product MSERSRTEENIFAEFTKLVLATQLDEFRKIAVSMRTNLGKLFQGEINDVSIQARDFVKDEIQVQELEVKTDQISIDPLSMLLGKIRLSEPIDSEIRLTLSEQDLNQNMNSEYGKSLLKPIELTVDREIITLELLPPSAIRLLSDNKLRFTGTVEIKRAKQSQTLAFTCIICPRTETSPVRLETFCCTPNAGQSIPFMIALLQWMESILNQPYYEIEGVAFRCKALEIKNKVLTTELEIHARKVPDL; this is encoded by the coding sequence ATGTCTGAGCGATCGCGAACTGAAGAGAATATTTTTGCGGAATTTACAAAGCTAGTTTTGGCAACTCAACTCGATGAATTCAGAAAAATAGCAGTTTCGATGAGAACGAATCTAGGTAAGCTCTTTCAAGGCGAAATCAATGACGTTTCAATTCAAGCGCGCGATTTTGTTAAAGATGAAATTCAAGTCCAAGAATTGGAAGTCAAGACGGATCAAATTTCAATTGATCCGCTCAGTATGTTATTAGGAAAAATCCGATTAAGTGAGCCAATTGATAGTGAAATCCGGCTAACTCTCTCTGAACAAGATCTGAATCAAAATATGAATTCAGAGTATGGAAAGTCTTTATTAAAACCCATTGAATTAACCGTCGATCGCGAAATTATTACCCTTGAATTATTGCCTCCCTCGGCGATTCGCCTCTTAAGTGATAATAAGCTGCGATTTACGGGAACTGTAGAGATTAAGCGTGCGAAGCAATCGCAGACCTTAGCATTCACCTGCATTATTTGCCCACGTACTGAGACAAGTCCTGTTCGATTAGAGACATTCTGTTGTACCCCAAATGCTGGGCAATCTATTCCCTTTATGATTGCACTTCTGCAATGGATGGAATCAATTCTCAATCAACCCTACTATGAAATCGAAGGCGTTGCATTTCGATGTAAAGCATTAGAAATTAAAAATAAAGTCTTAACAACTGAGCTTGAAATTCACGCGCGAAAAGTTCCCGATTTGTAA
- a CDS encoding universal stress protein, producing MFHKILVALDHSDSSQAVFERAVELAKTNHAELMLLHIISPIDEGVPTPVYPMPDGLYPMHHEALLQSSAQLFSQVEQAGLDMLRARDAAATAAGVRCEFTQHVGDPGTSICEIAQTWNADLIVVGRRGRSGLSEFFLGSVSNHVMHHARCSVLIVQEALVPASSNA from the coding sequence ATGTTCCACAAGATTTTAGTCGCGCTGGATCACTCTGATTCGAGTCAAGCCGTATTTGAAAGAGCGGTCGAGCTTGCCAAAACAAATCACGCTGAATTGATGTTACTGCATATTATCAGCCCGATCGACGAAGGTGTGCCAACTCCTGTTTATCCAATGCCCGATGGTCTCTATCCGATGCACCATGAGGCTTTACTTCAATCTTCAGCCCAGCTCTTTTCCCAAGTTGAACAAGCTGGATTGGACATGTTACGGGCACGAGATGCCGCTGCAACTGCGGCTGGAGTCCGGTGTGAATTTACACAACATGTCGGTGATCCGGGCACATCTATTTGTGAGATCGCGCAAACTTGGAACGCGGATCTAATTGTGGTGGGACGTAGAGGCAGATCAGGACTAAGTGAATTCTTTTTAGGCAGTGTCAGTAATCATGTCATGCACCATGCACGATGCTCAGTGCTCATTGTTCAAGAAGCCTTGGTTCCAGCTTCTAGCAATGCCTGA
- a CDS encoding tetratricopeptide repeat protein: MLPSDEIRYRNAGRSLSLLGRYGKQYARFEQILAIDPDHPNALLCRGYALEKLGRYEEAISTFERVITLRPRMALAWQGRGISLGRIGQYEEALTSFNQALKFTPDDYRSWQNHGKTLMNLYRYQDAIASFDQVIALKPQNYKAWYNRAIALSSLNEHEAALTNLDIALKIKPVSDYIWNYRGQVLGKLNRIPEAIASFENAVKINSRSASAWYGMGCCYALKRDAEATIENLTHAIELSASIYRNLAATDPIFNFLHNRSQFQALLEAGTKAS, encoded by the coding sequence ATGCTTCCCTCTGATGAAATTCGGTATCGCAATGCGGGACGATCGCTATCTCTGCTCGGTCGATATGGAAAACAGTATGCGAGATTTGAGCAAATTTTAGCGATCGATCCTGATCATCCGAATGCGCTGTTGTGTCGGGGTTATGCACTAGAAAAGTTAGGTCGCTATGAAGAGGCGATCTCAACTTTTGAACGTGTGATTACACTTCGCCCTCGCATGGCTTTGGCATGGCAAGGACGCGGAATTTCATTAGGTCGAATCGGACAATATGAAGAAGCTTTGACAAGCTTTAATCAAGCCTTGAAATTTACGCCAGATGATTATCGCAGTTGGCAAAATCATGGCAAAACGCTGATGAATTTGTATCGCTACCAAGATGCGATCGCCAGTTTTGATCAAGTCATTGCCTTGAAACCACAAAATTACAAAGCTTGGTACAACCGAGCGATCGCACTATCATCTCTCAATGAGCATGAGGCGGCTTTAACGAATTTAGACATTGCACTGAAGATCAAGCCCGTCTCAGACTACATCTGGAATTATCGAGGGCAAGTGCTTGGAAAGTTAAATCGAATCCCGGAAGCGATTGCAAGTTTTGAGAATGCCGTGAAAATTAATTCTCGGAGTGCCAGTGCCTGGTATGGTATGGGTTGTTGCTATGCACTCAAGCGAGATGCAGAAGCAACGATCGAGAATTTAACCCACGCGATCGAGCTTTCAGCTTCAATCTATCGCAACCTTGCTGCTACAGATCCGATTTTCAACTTTTTACACAACCGTTCGCAATTTCAGGCATTGCTAGAAGCTGGAACCAAGGCTTCTTGA
- a CDS encoding beta strand repeat-containing protein has protein sequence MTSFTFSGEGHDITVNTTEFVDLLGATDSNFPFGFDGISTSVGNSFGIVALPGPPATGRAGNVTVETGRLQVANSATLRSATAGNHSSSGNVTVRATDVEMRGFETLPTLTATTIMSVIVAGNNNQSGQVTVEADRVRLLGGSRIAGSIIGGNGKAGDIIIRAAESLEMQGTTFSGLSSSVLTTLEAGSSGQGGNILIDTGLLKLSQGGAIASEVAGSQINPFFGALPGAQGTAGSIDIRAREVQVSDPIVDGYSQTLTGITTSLGKGARGTGGTIHLTADSLRVFNGGQISASSQGQGAAGNVNLNVNSIDVQGGALSQINGQYLPSTITASSSSSAAAGSVNITANSVAVRDAAQVTVSNTGTGDAGNLNINAETVFLNNGASLQAKVNGGNQGNIWLQARDLLLLRQGSQIVTSATGTSTGGNITIDAPIIVGLENSDIIANAVEGRGGNIQITTQGIIGLKYRDRLTPENDITASSEFGVNGTVDVNNVGVDPNSGLVELSTTLIDSNQQVAAACSGTEGSSFVITGRGGIPQNPTQEVSHNRSWNDMRDLSAFHKSAIAQAPTSTPTIVQATDWYRNPQTGKVELTAVRPLPSNAIATCATTPNS, from the coding sequence ATGACATCTTTTACCTTCTCTGGAGAAGGACACGATATTACAGTTAACACGACGGAGTTTGTTGATCTTTTAGGTGCAACAGATTCTAATTTTCCCTTTGGATTCGATGGGATTTCCACTTCGGTGGGCAATTCATTTGGTATTGTTGCGCTGCCTGGGCCGCCTGCCACTGGACGAGCGGGCAATGTAACTGTTGAAACGGGGCGCTTACAAGTCGCTAATTCGGCTACTCTGCGATCGGCCACTGCGGGGAATCACTCTAGCTCCGGGAATGTGACGGTTCGGGCGACTGATGTGGAGATGCGAGGATTTGAAACTTTACCCACATTGACTGCAACTACGATTATGAGTGTGATTGTGGCTGGAAACAATAATCAGAGTGGTCAGGTCACGGTTGAGGCAGATCGGGTACGTCTTCTGGGCGGTAGCCGTATCGCAGGTAGTATAATCGGGGGCAATGGCAAAGCTGGAGACATTATCATTCGGGCTGCCGAGAGTTTGGAGATGCAGGGCACCACCTTTAGTGGCCTATCTAGTTCAGTTCTCACGACCTTGGAAGCAGGATCATCTGGACAAGGGGGGAATATTTTAATTGACACAGGACTTTTAAAACTATCTCAGGGTGGAGCCATTGCTAGTGAAGTCGCAGGTTCTCAAATCAACCCATTCTTTGGTGCCTTACCAGGTGCACAAGGCACAGCCGGAAGCATTGATATTCGAGCTAGGGAGGTACAAGTTAGCGATCCAATCGTGGATGGATATAGCCAAACGCTCACAGGAATTACTACTTCCCTTGGCAAGGGGGCAAGGGGGACAGGCGGAACTATCCATCTGACAGCGGACAGTCTGCGCGTCTTTAATGGAGGACAAATCAGTGCATCTAGCCAGGGGCAAGGTGCAGCCGGAAATGTGAACTTGAACGTGAACTCGATCGATGTTCAGGGAGGAGCCCTGTCTCAAATCAATGGTCAATATTTGCCCAGTACCATTACAGCCTCTTCCTCCTCCTCGGCTGCCGCAGGCTCAGTCAACATTACTGCAAATTCTGTTGCCGTTCGTGATGCTGCCCAAGTTACTGTTAGTAATACCGGAACCGGCGATGCAGGCAACCTCAATATCAATGCGGAGACTGTCTTTCTTAACAATGGTGCGAGTCTGCAAGCCAAGGTCAATGGTGGTAATCAAGGCAATATCTGGCTGCAAGCCCGTGATTTGCTACTCCTCCGGCAAGGTAGTCAAATTGTTACGAGTGCTACAGGAACTTCGACTGGCGGAAACATTACCATCGATGCACCCATTATCGTGGGATTAGAAAATAGTGACATTATTGCCAATGCGGTAGAAGGTCGTGGAGGGAATATCCAGATTACGACTCAAGGCATTATTGGGCTGAAATATCGCGATCGCTTAACCCCAGAAAATGACATCACCGCAAGTTCTGAATTCGGCGTGAATGGTACTGTTGATGTCAACAATGTAGGAGTTGACCCGAACTCTGGCTTAGTCGAGCTATCCACCACACTCATCGATTCAAACCAACAAGTCGCCGCTGCCTGTTCCGGCACTGAAGGGAGTAGTTTTGTGATTACAGGACGAGGCGGGATTCCTCAAAATCCAACTCAAGAAGTCAGCCACAATCGTTCCTGGAATGATATGCGTGATCTCTCGGCTTTTCACAAATCCGCGATCGCTCAAGCTCCCACGTCAACTCCAACGATCGTGCAAGCCACAGATTGGTATCGCAATCCCCAAACAGGCAAAGTGGAGTTAACAGCCGTAAGACCTCTCCCATCCAATGCGATCGCGACTTGTGCAACTACACCCAACTCCTGA
- a CDS encoding tetratricopeptide repeat protein — translation MSQAQDVEVTLFFQKGLYLNKQKAYEAAIASYEAALNLKPDYPDAWYNRGNSLYHLGRFEQAIDSYSQAIEYQPGFPEAWNNRGNALDELGRYQEAIYSYDNAIKYRADYHWAWYNRGISLRNMERYEEAVNSYDRAIEFKPDYYWAWYSRGLALRKLGQLERVVASYDRALELKPDFEESWTNRGNALYHMGNIDDAIESYDRALALKPDSATIWYNKACCYALQGKSDLAYEHLRRAIELNPDEYRDLAQSNADFAALRRDNRFLSLLSFRAPRES, via the coding sequence ATGAGCCAAGCTCAAGACGTTGAAGTAACGCTCTTCTTTCAGAAGGGGTTATATCTCAATAAACAGAAAGCCTACGAAGCCGCGATCGCGAGCTATGAAGCCGCACTAAATCTAAAGCCTGACTATCCGGATGCTTGGTACAACCGGGGCAACTCGCTTTACCATTTGGGACGATTCGAGCAAGCGATCGACAGCTACTCTCAAGCGATTGAATACCAACCGGGTTTCCCTGAAGCCTGGAACAATCGCGGCAATGCTTTAGATGAATTAGGACGCTATCAAGAAGCGATCTATAGTTACGACAATGCGATCAAGTACCGCGCTGATTATCACTGGGCGTGGTACAACCGAGGCATTTCGCTTCGGAACATGGAGCGTTATGAAGAAGCGGTCAATAGCTACGATCGCGCGATTGAATTCAAGCCGGACTATTACTGGGCTTGGTACAGTCGTGGACTCGCCTTACGAAAACTGGGTCAATTAGAACGAGTCGTAGCCAGCTACGATCGGGCACTCGAACTCAAACCTGACTTCGAGGAATCCTGGACAAATCGCGGCAACGCACTCTACCACATGGGCAACATTGACGATGCGATCGAAAGCTACGATCGCGCGCTTGCGCTCAAACCAGATTCTGCCACGATCTGGTACAACAAAGCCTGCTGTTACGCACTTCAGGGCAAGTCTGACCTTGCTTATGAACATCTGCGACGTGCGATCGAACTCAATCCTGATGAATATCGCGATTTAGCTCAGAGCAATGCTGACTTTGCCGCTTTGCGTCGAGATAATCGATTTCTATCGTTGCTGAGCTTTCGCGCGCCTCGCGAGTCGTAA